In Sphingobium sp. EP60837, one genomic interval encodes:
- a CDS encoding Rieske 2Fe-2S domain-containing protein, translating to MARTADYGLGEFTYPRGWFMVAEAAEVTTRPSTVHYFGQDFVLYRGESGTAHMVDAYCPHMGAHLAKNVTSYIVKDGEQVQGESIRCPFHGWRFGPDGACDHIPYSDFVPKAARLQTYPIVERAGIIWYWHDPEGLEPDIDLPPFAEWDDPSWVRWKVDHLGVIDCHPQEIIDNMADAPHMVPVHGSTDCAYFTNAFEGAILWQKFGAGHRTLVGSEAMLETDTWYTGPAILQSRLTGAYPSLMLICHTPVEDGRVMVWHALMSQAANTPPSAQDIATAEAYAETGRLALAQDFEIWGNKRACFNPLQIPADGPVHKVRIWYRQFYNPRARAGEFQRRVEGSVTTFDTRPEHAAA from the coding sequence ATGGCGCGCACAGCAGATTATGGGCTGGGCGAATTTACCTACCCCCGCGGCTGGTTCATGGTCGCGGAGGCGGCCGAGGTGACGACGAGGCCCAGCACGGTCCATTATTTTGGACAGGATTTCGTCCTTTACCGGGGTGAAAGCGGCACGGCCCACATGGTCGATGCCTATTGCCCGCATATGGGTGCGCACCTGGCGAAAAACGTCACCTCCTACATCGTCAAAGATGGCGAGCAGGTGCAGGGCGAATCGATCCGCTGCCCCTTTCACGGCTGGCGCTTCGGCCCGGACGGCGCATGCGACCACATCCCCTATTCCGATTTCGTGCCCAAGGCGGCGCGGCTGCAAACCTATCCGATCGTCGAGCGCGCAGGCATCATCTGGTACTGGCATGATCCCGAAGGTCTGGAACCTGATATTGACCTGCCACCCTTCGCGGAATGGGACGATCCGAGCTGGGTGCGCTGGAAAGTCGATCATCTGGGGGTGATCGACTGTCATCCGCAGGAGATCATCGATAATATGGCCGATGCGCCGCACATGGTGCCGGTGCACGGATCGACCGACTGCGCCTATTTCACCAACGCCTTCGAAGGCGCCATCCTGTGGCAGAAGTTCGGCGCTGGGCATCGCACGCTCGTCGGCAGTGAGGCCATGCTGGAAACCGACACTTGGTACACCGGCCCGGCCATCCTTCAGTCCCGCCTCACCGGCGCCTACCCCTCGCTCATGCTGATCTGTCACACGCCGGTCGAGGATGGGAGAGTGATGGTATGGCATGCGCTCATGTCGCAGGCGGCGAACACGCCGCCGAGTGCGCAGGACATCGCCACTGCCGAGGCCTATGCGGAAACCGGGCGCCTCGCACTGGCGCAGGATTTCGAAATCTGGGGCAACAAACGCGCCTGCTTCAATCCCCTCCAGATCCCGGCGGACGGCCCGGTGCACAAAGTGCGCATCTGGTACAGGCAATTCTACAATCCCCGAGCTCGTGCGGGCGAGTTTCAGCGGCGGGTCGAAGGAAGCGTGACGACCTTTGACACACGTCCTGAACATGCAGCCGCCTGA
- a CDS encoding SDR family NAD(P)-dependent oxidoreductase, which translates to MFDFTGSHVLVTGGSSGIGAGIATAFLQAGARVIITGTRDTVEPELIPPGADYLPLRLHDRDSIHSLARELDKIDILVNNAGGTAVPEDFDAAIDANLKGVHALTTACLPLLAQSDHDGGGAVVTIASMMAIFGNSIFPGYSAAKAGLLLLTKSLAQQWGAKGVRINAVAPGPVRTRMTERYADDPAYGPATAQRMALGRWGTPEDIAGPTLFLASSAARFITGECLVASGGYMIAEA; encoded by the coding sequence ATGTTCGACTTTACAGGAAGCCATGTGCTCGTCACCGGCGGTAGCAGCGGCATCGGTGCGGGCATCGCTACCGCTTTCCTCCAAGCGGGAGCACGGGTCATCATCACCGGCACGCGCGACACCGTTGAGCCGGAATTGATACCGCCCGGTGCCGACTATCTACCCCTGCGCCTTCACGATCGCGACAGCATCCACTCTCTGGCGCGCGAACTCGATAAGATCGACATTCTGGTGAACAATGCGGGCGGAACGGCCGTGCCGGAGGACTTCGACGCCGCGATCGACGCCAATCTGAAGGGCGTCCATGCACTGACGACCGCCTGCCTCCCTCTGCTCGCGCAGAGCGACCATGACGGCGGCGGGGCGGTGGTGACGATCGCCTCGATGATGGCGATCTTCGGCAATTCCATCTTTCCAGGCTACAGTGCCGCCAAGGCCGGGCTCCTGCTGCTCACCAAGTCGCTGGCGCAGCAATGGGGCGCCAAGGGCGTGCGGATCAACGCGGTCGCGCCCGGCCCGGTCCGCACCCGCATGACGGAGCGCTATGCCGACGATCCTGCCTATGGTCCGGCCACTGCGCAGCGGATGGCGCTCGGCCGCTGGGGCACGCCCGAGGATATCGCCGGCCCGACGCTCTTCCTTGCCAGCTCGGCCGCCCGTTTCATCACCGGGGAATGTCTTGTGGCAAGCGGCGGCTACATGATCGCCGAAGCCTGA
- a CDS encoding SDR family NAD(P)-dependent oxidoreductase, with protein sequence MEKALFPAGAALVFGGSGGIGRSVVQCFAEAGSDVAIGFHSKVEAAETLAREVEGLGRKASVHGADVRDPAQVEAAFEAAVAAHGRVHTVVWGAGPLVDQVMLSETTHEQWRRAIDTEVHGFFNTVQAALPHFRAQGGGSFVTLGSAGHMRWPDKDGLSVAPKASNESLVRGIAKEEGRHNIRANSVLVGVIEAGMFLELTRQGVFGPEWVAEVQKGLALKRWGQPEEIGHAAVFLASSRAAYVTGQQINVSGGYGI encoded by the coding sequence ATGGAGAAGGCACTCTTCCCGGCGGGCGCCGCCCTGGTGTTTGGCGGCAGCGGCGGCATCGGCCGCAGCGTGGTGCAATGTTTCGCGGAGGCGGGATCGGACGTCGCGATCGGCTTTCATTCCAAGGTCGAAGCTGCGGAAACGCTCGCCCGCGAAGTCGAGGGGCTGGGACGCAAGGCGTCCGTCCACGGCGCCGACGTGCGCGACCCGGCGCAGGTGGAGGCGGCGTTCGAGGCGGCGGTCGCCGCCCATGGCCGTGTCCATACCGTGGTATGGGGCGCCGGCCCGCTCGTCGATCAGGTCATGCTGAGTGAAACGACGCACGAACAATGGCGTCGTGCGATCGATACTGAAGTGCACGGCTTCTTCAACACGGTGCAGGCGGCACTGCCGCACTTCCGTGCGCAGGGCGGCGGCTCCTTCGTGACGCTCGGCTCGGCCGGCCACATGCGCTGGCCCGATAAAGACGGTTTGTCCGTCGCGCCCAAGGCCAGCAATGAATCGCTCGTGCGCGGCATCGCTAAGGAGGAAGGCCGCCACAATATCCGTGCGAACAGCGTCCTGGTCGGCGTGATCGAGGCGGGCATGTTCCTCGAACTCACCCGTCAGGGCGTGTTCGGCCCTGAATGGGTGGCCGAGGTCCAGAAAGGGCTGGCGCTTAAGCGTTGGGGCCAGCCGGAGGAGATCGGTCACGCCGCCGTATTCCTGGCGTCGAGCCGCGCGGCCTATGTCACAGGCCAGCAGATCAACGTCTCGGGCGGCTACGGCATTTAA
- a CDS encoding TonB-dependent receptor: protein MSRISYYALLSCVGSAALMTGTVYAQEAPAADQSAERGDSGLTDIVVTARKRAESLQDVPTAVTAMDAALIADLQIESFQDVGKTAPNVVIQKQAGSPTAPQFNIRGVSSGSINFQIDSGVALYVDGVYLGRPGNSAFDLSDIERIEVLRGPQGTLFGRNSTGGAISFVTAAPTGKFGVIADATIGNYQRRRGRITVNTPEWNGLAARITYAHDENTGYVKNSGPRRTYLFPEPFGPKTSADNFGANNNESVFVAVRYSGIDNLTVDYRFDYADLVTTLDAMQLLNGGAAFGGITNFPNQPALGGTAVESLKRLSSVPIDGLAPATQKTWGHSLTAVYDLNDMLTVKYIGALRGFTVNSSSDLDGNALVDPYGGTGGDFQALAAVRYAKQRQWSHELQLLGHTSAVDFVGGLFYYREKAFLNSPVIFGLVSQPGQPIPIVNPDSYLAGGDLLRVLNKSYAAYAHVDVRVADGLEISGGTRYSYDDRTENDLLAAPRTPTVPRGSFSAKQGRFDYDASVRYQFAPNNSVYAKFTTGFVSGGIFHGAEFEPETIKSYELGLKSEFLNRRVRVNLALFQADRKALQVTGFDPNQGGNILLNTGTERARGIELETTVIPVDGLTLTANYGFTDVNPKAETSNPAATPVRTYQPRHTGYLAAQYEAAAFPDGTTLSFRIDGQYEGKHYRLQCPIGALQSPTEGCLGSGDAVLDRALVIPSSWEIGARMTFAEIPLGSLKGRISLWGKNLNNSDKPEFLFPVFDTWAVGTFQQPRTYGVDFGLQF, encoded by the coding sequence GTGTCTCGTATTTCCTATTATGCGCTACTTTCCTGTGTCGGGTCCGCGGCTCTCATGACGGGCACCGTTTATGCCCAGGAAGCGCCTGCCGCCGATCAGTCGGCGGAGCGCGGCGACAGCGGCCTGACGGACATCGTCGTCACGGCGCGCAAGCGTGCGGAAAGCCTTCAGGATGTTCCCACCGCCGTGACCGCGATGGACGCCGCGCTGATCGCCGACCTGCAGATCGAAAGCTTCCAGGATGTCGGTAAGACCGCGCCCAATGTCGTCATTCAAAAACAGGCAGGTTCACCGACCGCGCCACAGTTCAACATCCGCGGCGTGTCTTCCGGGTCCATCAATTTCCAGATCGATTCCGGGGTCGCGCTCTACGTCGATGGCGTTTATCTCGGCCGGCCGGGCAACTCCGCCTTCGATCTGTCGGATATCGAGCGCATCGAAGTGCTGCGAGGCCCGCAGGGCACCTTGTTCGGCCGCAACTCGACTGGCGGCGCGATCAGCTTCGTGACGGCCGCGCCTACGGGCAAGTTCGGCGTGATCGCCGATGCGACGATCGGCAATTATCAGCGCCGTCGAGGCCGTATTACGGTCAACACGCCTGAATGGAACGGCTTAGCCGCGCGCATTACCTACGCGCATGATGAAAATACCGGATATGTCAAAAATTCCGGGCCGCGCCGCACCTACCTCTTTCCCGAACCCTTCGGTCCGAAGACCAGCGCCGACAATTTCGGCGCAAACAACAATGAGTCTGTCTTCGTCGCCGTGCGATACAGCGGCATCGACAACCTGACGGTAGATTATCGCTTCGACTATGCCGACTTAGTGACGACGCTGGATGCGATGCAGTTGCTGAACGGCGGGGCGGCCTTCGGCGGCATCACCAACTTCCCGAACCAGCCGGCGCTGGGCGGCACGGCGGTCGAGAGCCTCAAGCGTCTATCCAGCGTGCCCATCGATGGCCTTGCACCAGCTACGCAGAAGACCTGGGGACACAGCCTGACGGCGGTCTATGACCTCAATGACATGCTGACGGTCAAATATATAGGCGCGCTGCGCGGCTTCACCGTCAACAGCTCCTCTGACCTGGACGGCAACGCGCTCGTCGATCCCTATGGCGGCACCGGCGGTGATTTCCAGGCGCTTGCGGCGGTGCGCTACGCCAAGCAGCGGCAATGGTCGCATGAGTTGCAGCTGCTCGGCCACACCAGCGCGGTCGATTTCGTCGGCGGCCTATTCTACTATCGGGAAAAGGCGTTCCTCAACAGCCCGGTAATCTTTGGCCTGGTTAGCCAACCGGGGCAGCCGATCCCTATCGTTAACCCCGACAGCTATCTTGCCGGCGGTGATCTGCTGCGCGTCCTCAATAAATCCTACGCCGCCTATGCCCATGTCGACGTTCGCGTCGCCGACGGCCTGGAGATCAGCGGCGGCACGCGCTATTCCTATGATGACCGCACCGAAAATGACCTCCTCGCCGCGCCGCGCACGCCAACGGTGCCGCGCGGCAGCTTCAGCGCCAAGCAGGGACGCTTCGATTATGACGCGTCCGTCCGCTACCAGTTCGCACCCAACAACAGCGTCTATGCAAAATTCACCACCGGCTTCGTGTCGGGGGGCATCTTCCACGGCGCCGAGTTCGAGCCGGAGACGATCAAATCCTATGAGCTGGGGCTCAAGTCGGAATTCCTGAACCGTCGCGTCCGCGTCAACCTGGCGCTGTTCCAGGCGGATCGGAAGGCGCTCCAGGTCACCGGGTTCGACCCGAACCAGGGCGGCAACATCCTGCTCAACACCGGCACCGAACGGGCGCGCGGTATCGAGCTGGAAACGACGGTCATACCCGTGGATGGCCTGACGCTGACGGCCAACTATGGCTTCACCGACGTGAACCCGAAGGCGGAGACCTCCAATCCGGCCGCGACCCCGGTGCGAACCTACCAGCCGCGGCACACCGGCTATCTCGCCGCGCAATATGAAGCGGCGGCCTTCCCGGACGGCACGACTTTGAGCTTCCGGATCGACGGCCAATATGAAGGCAAGCATTACCGGCTCCAATGCCCGATCGGCGCGCTCCAGTCTCCCACAGAAGGCTGCCTTGGCAGCGGCGATGCCGTGCTGGACCGCGCGCTCGTCATACCGTCAAGCTGGGAAATCGGCGCCCGGATGACGTTCGCCGAAATCCCGCTCGGCAGCCTTAAAGGCCGCATCTCGCTGTGGGGCAAGAATCTCAACAACTCCGACAAGCCCGAATTCCTGTTCCCCGTCTTCGATACCTGGGCCGTGGGCACCTTCCAGCAACCACGCACCTATGGGGTGGATTTCGGCCTCCAGTTCTGA
- a CDS encoding helix-turn-helix transcriptional regulator → MTDEAGRLAEFSRLLLSLNTSLLSDDPWRDFLLILRDQTHARYGTLILTPPDPSLTTMITPTATSESIQRYLDRYLEIDPFVGLPEGKVVTLYEYVGEAALKNTTYYKEWVETMDGSHVLGVDLRMSGGYEARLRLTRAPGGEPFDREETRRVEEIVPHLRQAIELYQRLETSRSEQAVMIGAIEQFAVGTVILDHHLKVLKMNEVAASILADGDGIKLVGGRVALSNPARDAEFRRRLKEAVSASGSSGRSVFLAERPSGHRDIGIVVQPVQIPGFMHTGSAPAIALFLGDPERQCVVTSDAVRKLFNFTPTEAAISASLANGVSVIDTAHRLGIAENTVRAHLRSIFAKTGVARQSQLVHLIHTSLPELTLQRGG, encoded by the coding sequence ATGACCGATGAGGCAGGCAGGCTTGCGGAATTTTCCCGCCTACTACTATCCCTGAACACATCGCTGCTGAGCGACGATCCCTGGCGCGACTTCCTGCTGATCCTGCGGGACCAGACCCATGCGCGCTATGGCACGTTGATCCTGACGCCGCCTGATCCTTCACTGACGACGATGATCACGCCGACCGCGACAAGCGAATCGATCCAGCGCTATCTCGACCGTTATCTCGAAATAGACCCTTTTGTCGGGCTGCCTGAAGGCAAGGTTGTGACCCTCTATGAATATGTGGGGGAAGCGGCGCTTAAGAATACGACCTATTACAAGGAATGGGTGGAGACGATGGACGGCTCCCATGTGTTGGGCGTCGATCTGCGCATGAGCGGCGGCTACGAAGCGCGCCTGCGCCTTACCCGCGCACCGGGAGGCGAACCGTTCGACCGGGAGGAAACTCGCCGTGTTGAGGAGATCGTGCCACATCTGCGCCAAGCGATCGAACTCTATCAGCGGCTGGAGACCTCGCGCTCCGAACAAGCCGTGATGATCGGCGCGATCGAGCAGTTCGCGGTGGGCACAGTGATCCTCGACCATCATCTCAAGGTGCTTAAGATGAACGAGGTTGCCGCATCGATCCTGGCCGATGGAGACGGGATCAAACTGGTCGGAGGCCGCGTCGCCCTGTCCAATCCGGCCCGCGACGCGGAATTTCGCAGGCGGTTGAAGGAAGCGGTTTCCGCAAGCGGCTCGAGCGGACGCTCCGTCTTCCTGGCGGAGCGTCCCTCCGGTCACCGCGACATCGGCATTGTCGTGCAGCCGGTGCAGATACCCGGCTTCATGCACACCGGCAGCGCGCCCGCGATCGCCCTGTTCCTGGGCGATCCAGAACGCCAATGCGTCGTCACGAGCGATGCCGTGCGCAAGCTGTTCAATTTCACGCCCACTGAAGCCGCGATCTCCGCTTCCCTCGCGAATGGCGTTTCGGTGATCGATACCGCGCATCGGCTGGGCATCGCGGAGAACACGGTGCGCGCGCATCTGCGCTCCATCTTCGCAAAGACGGGCGTGGCACGGCAGTCCCAGCTGGTCCATCTCATCCACACCAGCCTGCCGGAGCTGACGCTGCAGCGTGGCGGCTGA
- a CDS encoding LLM class flavin-dependent oxidoreductase, producing MRKVPLRAGMFLAPFHPLDESPTLALERDLALAEFADEIGFAEFWYGEHHSGAYELSASPELMIAAAAQRTKRIKLGAGVISLPYHNPLMTANRIAQLDHLTFGRLIFGAGPGLLVSDAHMLGLDARESRDKLDQGLSLITRLLSGEWISETYEGWYDLRDAHAQLLPYNPDLEICVASTFSPNGGNLAAKYHAGMLCLASTMHGGYDALTNNWKIARDTAAKLGTTLSPASIRCATDIHIAETRDKAMDQVRQGYEKWRLYIKNQSEQLEESPAHKSLEDLLEANEIVVGTPDDAIAQIRRLEEKVPDFGCILMLDKNWSSQDDKKQSMEMMMRYVLPAINGDNRNRQKSFDWARENRDGFIDVIQSATKRAFDKHAAQTGQPVGEFENFAADPGLSLGE from the coding sequence ATGAGAAAGGTCCCTCTACGCGCCGGCATGTTCCTGGCGCCTTTCCATCCTCTGGATGAAAGCCCCACTCTGGCGCTTGAACGCGACCTTGCATTAGCCGAGTTCGCCGACGAGATCGGCTTTGCCGAATTCTGGTACGGCGAACATCATAGCGGCGCCTATGAATTGAGCGCGTCTCCTGAACTGATGATCGCAGCGGCCGCCCAACGCACGAAGCGGATCAAGCTGGGCGCAGGCGTCATCTCTCTGCCCTATCACAACCCGCTGATGACGGCGAACCGCATCGCCCAGCTGGACCACCTGACCTTCGGCCGGCTGATCTTCGGTGCCGGGCCCGGTCTGCTGGTAAGCGATGCGCATATGCTGGGGCTCGATGCGCGGGAGTCGCGCGACAAGTTGGACCAGGGCCTGTCGCTCATCACACGCCTTCTGTCCGGCGAGTGGATCAGCGAGACATATGAGGGCTGGTACGACCTTCGCGACGCTCATGCGCAACTGCTGCCTTACAATCCTGATCTTGAAATATGCGTCGCCAGCACCTTCTCTCCCAATGGCGGCAATTTGGCGGCGAAATACCACGCCGGCATGCTGTGCCTCGCTTCGACCATGCATGGCGGCTACGATGCGCTGACCAATAACTGGAAGATCGCGCGCGATACGGCCGCGAAGCTCGGCACGACCCTGTCGCCAGCCTCCATCCGTTGCGCAACCGACATCCACATTGCCGAAACGCGAGACAAGGCCATGGACCAAGTGCGGCAGGGGTACGAAAAATGGCGTCTCTACATCAAGAACCAGTCCGAGCAGCTCGAGGAATCACCCGCGCACAAGTCGCTGGAAGATCTGCTAGAAGCCAATGAGATCGTGGTGGGCACACCCGACGACGCGATCGCGCAAATTCGCAGGCTTGAAGAAAAAGTTCCGGATTTCGGCTGCATCCTCATGCTCGACAAGAATTGGTCGTCGCAGGACGACAAGAAGCAGTCGATGGAAATGATGATGCGTTATGTGCTGCCTGCGATCAACGGAGACAATCGTAATCGCCAGAAATCCTTCGACTGGGCGCGAGAAAATCGCGACGGCTTCATCGACGTTATTCAGAGCGCGACGAAGCGTGCCTTTGACAAGCATGCAGCGCAGACCGGCCAGCCCGTCGGGGAATTTGAAAACTTCGCTGCGGACCCCGGGCTATCACTGGGTGAATGA
- a CDS encoding nuclear transport factor 2 family protein, with protein sequence MTSNVNRDLFVTMLTALGRKEFDTVERCLADDIVFEWPFPVMDGFPTEHRGARWFLQAMETSWRDFDDYAYKIEVIHDLAEDTRLIAEYSSHSRYRPTGEPYSNRYISILDFADGRITRWREYVNPRVVAQVLGERASWSEDSGAHTAPA encoded by the coding sequence ATGACAAGCAATGTAAACCGGGATCTGTTCGTAACGATGCTGACCGCGCTGGGGCGCAAGGAGTTCGACACGGTCGAACGCTGCCTCGCCGACGACATCGTCTTTGAATGGCCCTTCCCCGTGATGGACGGCTTCCCGACCGAACATCGCGGCGCCCGCTGGTTCCTGCAGGCGATGGAGACCAGTTGGCGCGATTTTGACGATTATGCCTACAAGATTGAGGTGATCCACGATCTGGCGGAAGACACCCGGCTGATCGCCGAATATAGCTCGCACAGCCGCTACCGTCCGACCGGCGAACCCTATTCCAACCGCTACATCAGCATTCTCGATTTCGCCGATGGCAGGATCACGCGCTGGCGCGAATATGTAAATCCCAGGGTGGTGGCGCAGGTGCTGGGTGAACGCGCGTCCTGGAGCGAGGATAGTGGCGCGCACACTGCGCCAGCCTAA
- a CDS encoding oxidoreductase, whose amino-acid sequence MSYRHLLAPGRIGAMPLRNRIFMTPMGSNLADDDGISGDRLRAYYEARAKGGAALIIMGSVSIGYPEGSGNWRNEAISDERHVPGVRALADAVHAHGAKLAMQLQHAGLVAMNDMRAGRPIWTPSIPAVGKSDGDMMDGFLEDELAIFTAPFAAMGEPNYKVMTAQDVEHLVQMFASAAERAKRAGVDAVEIHAGHGYLISSFLNPLINQRTDEYGGSIENRSRLLCEIIRGIRAAVGPDMPIWPRLDSQHFLIDGGITVEDAATTARLAQEAGADAIHVSADGHPGRGLTYSTGHATDIRNGFVEAAARIKARVDVPVICPGRIEPADADRFIADGKLDFVTMGRKLLADPELPNKLAAGKREAVRPCVYCYTCISQIFFSRPVKCAVNPETGFERERALHRADRARHIAVIGGGPAGMEAARRLAERGHRVTLIEATGGLGGTARFASIAYAPNQGIVDWLNREVRGHANISLRLNTRATPDLLRQIAPDEVVVATGARRELPPIPGADRDNVFSGDEMRSLMLAQDLDKLDGKIDGKTRLMMRAGKVTGLTARPGFIRTASQYWMPFGKQVVIIGGELVGLELAEFLANRGRRVVVVDEAQRMGAGLQVVRRWRVLDELKHLDVKLLPGVADIAIGESTVSYLNNFGQRRTIAADQVIIAKGAQGDHRLADMLRDAGFPVRSIGDANGVGYIEGAMQDAADAAIAIG is encoded by the coding sequence ATGTCGTACCGCCATCTGCTGGCACCCGGGCGCATTGGCGCGATGCCGCTGCGCAACCGCATCTTCATGACGCCGATGGGATCGAACCTGGCCGACGATGATGGCATTTCGGGCGACCGGCTGCGCGCCTATTATGAGGCGCGGGCCAAGGGCGGGGCGGCACTCATCATCATGGGTTCGGTATCGATCGGATATCCCGAGGGATCAGGCAACTGGCGCAACGAGGCGATTTCGGACGAACGGCACGTGCCCGGCGTCCGGGCGTTGGCCGATGCGGTCCATGCCCATGGCGCAAAGCTCGCGATGCAGCTCCAGCATGCCGGCCTCGTTGCCATGAACGACATGCGCGCGGGGCGGCCGATCTGGACTCCCTCCATTCCCGCCGTGGGGAAGAGCGACGGCGACATGATGGATGGCTTCCTAGAAGATGAGCTGGCGATCTTCACTGCGCCCTTCGCGGCGATGGGTGAGCCCAATTACAAGGTAATGACGGCGCAGGATGTCGAACATCTTGTGCAGATGTTCGCCAGCGCCGCCGAACGGGCCAAACGCGCCGGTGTCGATGCCGTGGAGATCCATGCCGGCCACGGCTATCTCATATCGTCCTTCCTCAATCCGCTGATCAACCAGCGTACCGACGAATATGGCGGTTCGATCGAAAACCGGTCGCGCCTCTTGTGCGAGATCATCCGCGGCATCCGGGCCGCCGTGGGCCCCGACATGCCGATCTGGCCGCGCCTCGACAGCCAGCATTTCCTGATCGACGGCGGCATCACCGTGGAGGACGCGGCCACCACCGCGCGGCTTGCGCAGGAGGCAGGCGCGGACGCCATCCATGTGTCCGCCGACGGGCATCCCGGACGGGGCCTTACCTATTCGACCGGACATGCCACCGACATCCGCAACGGCTTCGTCGAGGCGGCGGCACGGATCAAGGCACGGGTGGACGTGCCTGTCATCTGCCCCGGCCGGATCGAACCGGCGGATGCCGACCGCTTCATTGCGGACGGCAAGCTCGACTTCGTGACCATGGGGCGCAAGTTGCTCGCGGACCCGGAGCTGCCCAACAAGCTCGCCGCGGGCAAGCGCGAAGCGGTGCGTCCCTGCGTCTATTGCTATACCTGCATCAGCCAGATCTTCTTCAGCCGTCCGGTCAAATGCGCCGTCAATCCCGAGACGGGGTTCGAACGGGAGCGCGCCCTCCATCGCGCCGATCGTGCGCGCCATATCGCCGTGATCGGCGGTGGACCTGCCGGCATGGAGGCGGCGCGGCGGCTGGCGGAGCGCGGCCATCGTGTTACCCTGATCGAGGCGACAGGCGGGCTTGGCGGCACAGCGCGCTTCGCCTCCATCGCCTATGCGCCCAATCAGGGCATAGTGGACTGGCTGAACCGCGAGGTGCGCGGCCATGCGAACATCAGCCTGCGGCTCAACACCCGCGCCACGCCCGACCTGCTGCGCCAGATCGCTCCCGATGAAGTGGTGGTGGCGACTGGCGCGCGGCGCGAACTGCCGCCCATCCCCGGCGCGGATCGGGACAATGTGTTCAGCGGCGATGAAATGCGTAGCCTGATGCTGGCGCAGGACCTTGATAAGCTGGACGGCAAGATCGACGGCAAGACGCGGCTGATGATGCGTGCGGGCAAGGTCACGGGGCTGACCGCTCGCCCCGGCTTCATCCGGACGGCCAGCCAATATTGGATGCCATTCGGAAAGCAGGTCGTCATCATCGGCGGCGAGCTGGTCGGGCTTGAACTTGCCGAATTCCTCGCCAATCGTGGCCGCCGCGTCGTGGTGGTGGACGAGGCCCAGCGCATGGGCGCGGGGCTCCAGGTGGTGCGCCGCTGGCGTGTGCTCGACGAACTCAAGCATCTGGACGTCAAGCTGCTGCCCGGCGTCGCCGACATTGCCATCGGCGAAAGCACCGTCAGCTATCTCAACAATTTTGGCCAGCGTCGTACGATCGCGGCCGACCAGGTTATCATCGCGAAGGGCGCGCAGGGGGACCACCGCCTTGCCGACATGTTGCGCGATGCAGGCTTCCCGGTCCGCAGCATAGGCGACGCCAATGGTGTCGGCTATATCGAAGGCGCGATGCAGGATGCGGCCGATGCCGCAATCGCGATTGGATGA